One window of Medicago truncatula cultivar Jemalong A17 chromosome 2, MtrunA17r5.0-ANR, whole genome shotgun sequence genomic DNA carries:
- the LOC25488202 gene encoding peroxidase 7 — MSNSYLRLLFLLVLYIISANSSQPYEENYEDAEFTLQVPTLEDTDLDNLLSFSYYRKSCPQFESILHSKVKEWIKKDYTLAASLLRLHFHDCSVRGCDGSILLNHEGSERKSQVSKTLRGYEIIDDIKAEVEKQCPKTVSCADILTTASRDATVELGGPYWSVPYGRKDGKVSIDKEAEMVPMGHENITSLIEYFQSKGLNVLDLVVLSGAHTIGRTSCGSIQYRLYNYKGTGKPDPSLDTKYLNFLQRKCRWASEYVDLDATTPKKFDRMYYINLEKKMGLLTTDQLLYSDPRTSQLVSALTTSSVFEHQFAVSMSKFGVIDVLTGDDEGEIRTNCNFVNAY; from the exons ATGTCAAATTCTTACCTCcgattgttgtttcttttggtTCTTTACATAATTTCAGCTAATTCATCTCAACCTTATGAAGAAAACTATGAGGATGCTGAGTTCACTCTACAAGTCCCAACATTAGAGGATACTGATTTGGATAATCTCTTATCCTTTAGTTACTACCGTAAAAGCTGCCCTCAATTTGAATCCATCTTGCATAGCAAAGTCAAAGAATGGATTAAGAAGGACTATACTTTAGCAGCTAGTCTCCTAAGGTTGCACTTCCATGATTGTTCTGTTAGG GGATGCGATGGCTCTATTCTATTGAATCATGAAGGAAGTGAAAGGAAATCACAAGTAAGCAAGACATTAAGAGGTTATGAAATTATTGATGATATAAAGGCAGAAGTAGAGAAACAGTGTCCTAAGACAGTCTCTTGTGCTGACATTCTTACAACTGCTTCAAGGGATGCCACTGTTGAGTTGGGTGGACCATATTGGTCAGTCCCTTATGGAAGGAAAGATGGGAAAGTCTCTATTGACAAAGAAGCAGAAATGGTACCAATGGGCCATGAGAACATTACTTCCTTGATTGAGTATTTTCAATCCAAAGGCTTGAATGTCCTTGACTTGGTTGTTCTCTCAG GGGCACATACTATTGGAAGGACATCTTGTGGCTCTATTCAATATAGACTATACAACTACAAAGGAACAGGCAAACCAGACCCATCATTAGATACAAAATACCTTAACTTCTTGCAAAGAAAATGTAGATGGGCCTCAGAGTATGTAGATCTTGATGCaacaacaccaaaaaaattTGACCGAATGTACTACATAAATCTTGAAAAGAAAATGGGATTGTTAACAACAGATCAATTGTTATATTCTGATCCAAGAACTTCTCAATTGGTTTCAGCATTGACTACATCATCAGTTTTTGAACATCAATTTGCTGTTTCAATGTCCAAGTTTGGTGTCATTGATGTTCTTACTGGAGATGATGAAGGAGAAATCAGGACCAATTGCAATTTTGTCAATGCTTATTGA